The Dermacentor andersoni chromosome 1, qqDerAnde1_hic_scaffold, whole genome shotgun sequence genomic interval TAGGAACGTCAGAAATTTAGTTATTGTTTATTTAATTTCTGAGGCAGACACTATTTTATTACAAAGCAGGAGACTTTCCTCATGTTACTGATAAACTGCTCAAAATCTTCATGATCTACAGGAAACAATTTTAAACAGGAGCATTAGCTTGGGATGAACTCAGATTTCTGCACGCAAATGTTACGTGTGATATGAAAAAAATGCTTTAATTAGGCAGCCACCAATCCAGTTTGAttaaagtttgttgcatttacaagAAAATGTAAATGTAATATTGCTgacaatgaaagagaaaaaaaagacagaaaacttTAAGCATTATGTTTACAATTCTGTAATTCTGCATAGATATTGTAATCATATAAACTTTAGCTATAAGATCATCTGAAGTAGGCAAATATAATGTATCAGTTTAAATTTTATGCAGAATCGTGGATTTGTTTTACAAAACTCCTACTCATGAATTAATGGTATATTTCACAGCAATGTATAATAGacaaattttgtccgcttcagaatggtgaaatatgtttttattaaGGTGTCACAGACTTGTAGAGCTCATGCTTTATCTTATTTGGTTGAGTTTTGGCaacctttgcaaaaaaaaaattgttgtgaGCTAGAATAAAAAAGTCTGCTTCTAGAAACCACTATAATGGGATTTTTCCTTTGGAATTCAATGAATTTCATTTGAATCGATTCGGCTGTTGCAAAATGAGAGTATTTCTTTGTTTTACATGTGCATGACTATGAAAGACCCAGGTGAAAGCTTTCTTTTGAATGTGTTTCTATAGCAGCATTCACCTCATTACATTGCATGTGGAAGACACTGCACTTGACACTTGCTTGTGCTAGACCATCAGCAATCCTCCAGGTACAGCGTTGTTCACTTAAGGGGAAACACTCAAGTAGTATTCAAGCTGGCACAGCTTCAACCTCTCTTCTACTTTATGAGGAAGTAACCTGCAGGTCTCAATTCCAACTTTAAAGCTTCTTTGAGCACTTTAATACTGGTGAAGTGTTtttcttctgattggatgacCCTGTACACCCGTGCCTAAAATAAAGAGACAGTGTTTGAAAGCACTAGTGCTGTGACACGCAAATGGaaggccgttttctttttttttcttctttttttgaatatCATGGGCTGTCTTTTAGACACTTTCCTGTACGAGCCTATTCCCATCGATATCTCGCTATCAATGGTTGCAAATTCGTATTTTGTCACTTTCCAAGTGATGATAATGATCTATCAGCATCCCCTTAGAAACGgggcagtgacaaatagtcacctagcctacttgagttactcaggtatgctatacatgcttttcattctagcatttttgtagacatctctttaatcttttttctcttcctgaaAACTTCTCTAGATACCTTGTACCACCACATGCGAATGTTAGTGCTGCTACCATTACTCCTTTCGATTCCATGCACCACCTCACATTTATTGTGGCTCCGAAatgctctatgtttcattattgctgcatccggcttcccttttattttcagGTTATTTTGGTCAGTGCTTGAGTAAgtttttccttcgtttatgtatatgccaaggtatttatattgcttggctgtgggtatgacttgctgttgaattgacagcACATAATTACTCATCTGTTCATTAAAGATCATATtccccgatttctctgtgctaaatataaggcctagatttgttgcTACATTGCCACACATATTTCCAAGACTCTGTAAATCTTTTGCACTGTCCTCTAGTACCACTCCATCATCCGCATACAACAGTCCAGGGAcattctgttgcaccatttgtccattacgcatgtatGACAAGTCcaaccctaattcactgttttccagtcgtctttctaagCCCTTAAAATAAAGTGTGAACAACAgtggagacagaggacatccttgcttcagttcttggtgaatttccaccacttcattacatttttggccttcccatacaatttgtactcggttgtctctatatattTCCCtaagcagctccacgaaatcatcATCTATGCCTTcatgcttgagaatatcccataacaattccctgtctacattgtcgtaggctcccttgaTATCTAAAAATGCTATAAAcaaaggtctattctgagctactgaaatctctgtGCACTGAGTTATACAAacatattatcctctaagcgtctgcctcATCTGAACCCATTTTGTAGTTCCCCCAATAAATCATTTTTCTCTACCCACATCAACAGTTCTAATTTTATgtcttgcattgccattctatatatcacAAATGCCTGTATGAGCTCATCCTATCATTATCACCTTTGATTTGGTAGATGAGGTccatcttgctttcacgccatccaaccGGAATTTTCTTCATTTTAAGCACTTGCTCAATGACATTAatcagcagtgccttgctctttgaaccgaggtttttgattagctgtattggatttcatcgggtcctgcaAACATGTTATTAGGGACATTTTTGAAATTTTCTTCTGCCTTTTTTCAGTAAAAGCTTCCTATGCTAAATTTTGATttctcaggcttctctgttgttgctgaaccTGTTCAAGTCTGAACTACGCTTTCTTTAGTGCCGAAGTTATCTCTAAGAACGTCTGTGAAGCACCGCGGGACATCGTCTCCTTTGTAGATGTTACCGTCTTCATCCCTAATGGCCATTTGCAAATTTTTAGTTGGAGCTCCAAGTGCTCTTATACGGTTCCAGAGTCTTTTTGGTGCGCCTTTGTCTTTTTTGCAAATGTTATGCACCCAACATTCACTTGTGCATTTAATTTTCCCTTGCATGAGCTCACTCGCCACCCTTTTCTTTTCTGGCtatttgttccatctaaggaCCACCTCTTCTTCGTGTAATCCCAACTTATTGGCTGTTCGATGATCCCTAGATGCCTGCTTATGCTCTTAATAGCTTGTTttatttccttattccaccactTACGGTATTTGCATGATTCTAACGTGCACCTTTTTTTAGTAAATAGTACGTTCAAATCTGCATGTGCATTACAATCATAACTAATTCTAgtcaaaataaaaaatgaaacagACTCTTATTAAAATAGAAAGCTCAATGCAAGTTAGCTAGCCTCAGTGCCATGGAACGGATGTTGTTTTTTATGCCTTGGTTTGGGGTCACCATTTTCTAGGTTGTTGTACATGTGGTATTTCTAATGCATTAGATGGAATTGAAGATGACATCTGCAGTTGGTAGACAGTAAGAAGGAGGTGTCGTTAGACTCCGATAGTGACTAGAcgctaagattcagctgtgtgcaAAGTTGTTTCACCATGTTACGCATCGACTCAAGTTTCATTACTTGATGTACGCGATAGAACCGGCACCAAGTGATTTTTTCGATATTTGGGTGGTAATATAACTGCACGTTACAATCGGGGGCGCGGTAGAATCATGCAGATACAGTATGTGGTTTCCTCTTTCCAATCCCCAAATTTTTTTGCTGTGTCTGTCTTATCTCTTGCTGTATGTCTACCAGTTCCTTATATTTCCAGATGTTCGTAGAAAGCGCCTCTATTTTCTTCTCTATGTTTTTTGAAATCTCTGTTATTTGGTTTACACTCATTTTTAGAAATTCTGATGCTATTGGTTCACGTTTTGTGTTCGTATCTCTCCCAACTTTTAAGTACTCTCAGACAGCTAGCGCTATTTATTTGGTTATTTAGGAAATATTTAGTCagtttcggttttctttttcCGCCATGCATGGATTTTTAAAGCACCTCTGGAGAAGGgacttaaattaaattatggggtttaacatgccaaaaccactatgtgattatgaggcacgctgtagtggaggactccggaaatttcgaccacctggggttctttagtgtgcacctaaatctaagtacacaggtgtcttcacatttcgcccccatcaaaatgcggccgccgcggccaggattcgatcctgcgacctcgtgctcagcagcccaacaccatagccactcggCAACCACAGCGGGTTGGAGAAGGGACGTGGAAGAGCACTCGTATTTTCCAAGCTGGTGTCAGCATCGCGGGCCGCTCATATGCACGGATGCATGGAAACATTGCATTTCTACCAATTATAATGCATCTGCATGCAAGTTTTAGGACTTTGAAAGCAGCACTGCCGCGGATCACAAGTTTGGTTTGTCAAATTTCCGTATGAAGTTTCGCTTTCCTGCCGAATGGAGTCAGAGCTGGCGTGAGTGGATATAAAGATATTCTGCATGTTTTTACATGCAGGGTGTTAAGAACCTTTGGTCGGGATCATTTGCCAGCGGCCGCGAAACGAGTCGAGTTTCACGAGAAAACATTCCTGGAAGTCTACAGTGGTATCCCACTAGGCTAGTCACTAGTGTTAACATTTTCTTTCATATCTCAAGAAACTTTTACACAGAAAGATGATATCTTCTGGAATACTTTACAGGTCCTTTGCATTGAAAATATAGACCCTGAATTCTTTTAACGAAATTTCTGTGCGAAGCAACAATGACGTTTTTAtataatgttttatttttttctatagaAGTTTTGATTAGATATTCTTTTTcgattttttttaacattttgtTTGGGAATAGTACCGTCAGTTACTACACACCTTAGTATCAAGCATGCtctgtgacagaaaaaaaagtatttgctAGACTACCCAAAAACTGCTGTTTTTCCTGTGGGCAGAAAAGtgttaaagcagaaaaaaaaaacgtacgctAAATATAGCATGACACAAAACTGAAACTTATGTTTTTTCAATGTGCTCTAAAAATCTTGCATTGACATATTGGCTGCAAATTTGGGCATAAAGAGATTAAGCAATTAAACAAAGATTAATCAAGATTAAACAAAAAAACTTGGTGTGTGTTATCTGGGACACACTATATagaagcgtatatatatatgcaaactaTACATAAACCATGCAAGTGCACCACCAGTAAAAGCAGCTTCCACTCTCTTTAGGCCATGCCTAGAATTTACCAAGACATTATTAGAAAAACTTAGAGTGCTATAAACACACAGGACGTAGAAAAGGAACACACACCACACACGTTATAGTGTGTGTTCCTTTTCTACGTCCTGTGTGTTTATAGCACTCTAAGTTTTTCTAATAATGGATTACTAAGTtgcccacctatccatccttttATGAAGACAGTCTGGAGTTCACTTGTATAAAATGTGTGTAGTTGTAGAAAACTATACAAATAAAATGGAAATGCCTAAATCATAATGCACCACATCCACGAATACAGACCAGCTTCACATAAACAAATTAAAATAGGTTCCTAGGGGTGACGAAATAGTGGTTTTTGAGACTGAATCGAATATGaattgaatagtgccagaagcgagtTGAACATTGTGAACTTAATATTGAATAGTTtttgaatagttttcaaataaaaAACAGCCATTATCACAGTTAATATAAAATGACGTTCACATCCTATTATTCATAAAGTTgacaagtttctgtcattacacagTACATTATGAGGCGTTGTTTACTAAAAGCATAAATGGAGCAGTAGGAGAAAACAAGCAGTTTCTTTGCACGCACAGGGACTCTTCGTAGAGTGCAAATGATCACTGTATaacctgtaaagtatggctacctaaacAATGTAGCCTGTTCAACTATGAaatttctcatgttttatgtctatgctAGGCCCACGAGGGTAAAAATTTACCGTTACTtctgctccaattttatgtttaattgggcgcagttgatgttttgaaatattcgGAAAGTATTCAAAAATGTTTGCATTttcgaatagtgactattcaattTGAAGACCGAATCAAATAGGACACTGTTTTATTTGTTATTTGAAAGTCTCGAATATTCACACACTCCTACAGCTTTCACAGTGTGCAAGCCACATTCGGCATCTTCCCAGGCATCTCAAAGTATTTCCTCAAAATAGGGGCAGGAGTCTAGATAAGATCAGTTGTTTGGAGAGCACCCTGCTCAGTTGCACACTGAGGGCACACACAGAGGTCATATAGTCTCAGGAGTAAAGCACATGCAACAATCGGGACTATGCCCATGTACAATTTTGTTTAGGTATTGCCATTTGGGTACTGCAACATCAAGCCTCAGTCAATGTAGCAATGTTTCCTGGCTTTGTCAGATCCAAAGGGGAAGCTGGAACCTTAAACCTGAATTTAGTCTGTGCAGACAGTTTAACCAATAATTGGGATCAGCCCAATGTCCCTCCATGGCTGTCCTGACAGAACATGAAAGAAGGGCGGCTAATATCAACTCGTGAAAACATGATTTCTATGGAGATGCCACAGATgtgtgccagttttttttttttacattgactTCACTGCCAGCTAGTCTTCAGTAACATGGAATCTACTGCAGTGTGATCATGTCTCCATTATGAGACACTTCACTTCATGCATAATGGAAACTTCCAGATATGTGGGCAGAACAGAGTCAATGTTGCTGGCTAATTTTAAACTTGCCTATAAATGAAAACAATTGTGGTTGGATATGTCGAAAGTTGCGCATGTAAACACACTTGTAACTTTGCAATATAAGTGTTCATGCATTTGGACTGGTGCTTTCTGAATTCTTGCCAGTATCGCCACAGAAGTCAAATGAAGGAAGTACAATGCTCGTATAATGCAATGTGTGAGCGCAAGCTTAACCAGACATACTCGCATGTAGGCCTTCCAGCGTGGACTGCTTGAAAGCTGCTCGAGCACGTCAAAGAGACAACAACGCACGGGTAGGAGCAAAACACAGCAGCCTTGAATGTCCAGTAGTAATGATGCTTGGCGTAGTCCATTGACTTCACTGCATGGCAAAGCTCCACCATAGTGGAAGAGCTTGCTGAATGCCCCTTGCAGCTCTACTGGCACACTGCATATCAAGAGAAGACATTGTAGGACTGCAGCTATCAATAAATCAGCACAACTACAATGAATAAATGAGGGAAGACTTTATGACCACTATTTCTCTTTATGTTCTATATTTTGCAGAGTATTACTTGAACTTTTACGTAAACCACTACCAGTTTACAGAAAGTAATATTTATTACCAATTTCATACATGTCACACCTTTGTGTATGACAAATATTCACTAAGTTTTACGTGGACTGAATAATGAAAATCATTCATTGATCCCTACAACATTTACTGTCATCACAGCATGTCTTGTTTACCTACTTGACCACATCCTCAGTTATCATTCACCAAACTTCTTGTGGTCCTGCATGCACAGAATGAACATTAAAAACATTACTCATATATAAAACACATGTAAAGCTTATTACCACTATATGTCACAAAATATTACTGTCATATAAAAGAGGTTAAAAAAGAGTTTGGGCATATCACAGATGGTTTTGCTTGGTGCCTTTTCTGACACCAAAGTATAAGTTTATTTCGATATGTGCAGAAAAATGCATTACTTTGTACGACTGAATGAACTCCACAAGTGCCATATTTAATGCACCATTAGTTTTTTTTCACAGCTAGCACAGCCCCAAGGATACTCCATGTAATGAGAGAATGACTTTATTCTAAAGCAAACCTCCAATGGGCTGTTATGTGGTTCAACATGTGAAAAGTGAAAACCAGGTACACACATTATACCACGGATGATAATGCAACCTCTGCTTTAAGCATAAATTCTGGCTATGCACTTGACTTCACCATGTTTTGCAACTTTCCTGTTGTTTCCTGCACTTTTACCATTGCTTGTAATCACATTGTCGCAACATGAAAAACAGGGGTTGTAGAGCGCTATTCAGGAGGCAAAGCGGCAGGTTGCCTTTTTAATACTGAGTGAAACCTAGACTTCTTTTACTTCGCTTCACCTTGATAAAAATGCTCCTGCATACTAGCATTGTCCTCTTCTTCATTTCAGTACAGGCACGAAACTTGCCTCCGTCCGAATGAAGCATCGTCCTGATGTGCAATTTAAGCGTATGATGGCGGCGTACAATGGCACAGAgtaacacacgcaaaaggaaaaaaaagaaagaaacaaaaaaattagTTCCGAGTCAAGGAGTTCGGCAGTGAAGGCAGTTCCCCTGTCTCACTCTGATGCAAGCAATGTCGGTCTGGGTTCCGTACTGATGCAGTGGCAAGACTGCTCCGGAAAAGtaattgcctacgccagccgaacTCTCTCTCGTATGAAGGAAAACTATTCGATTATTAAAAAGGAATGCCCCACTGTGGTGTAGGTGGATATCAAATTTTGCCCGTATTTGTATGGCCATTCATTTAaggttgtcagtgatcatcattatctttgttggCTAACTTGAAAGACCCATCTGGCCATCTGGCACACTGGAGTCATAGGCTTCAGAAGTTCGACACGATCATAATTTACAAATCAGGGAAGAGGCACACCGACCCCAACTGCCTCTCGCAGTCACCCATTGAGCCCACGGGTACCGAAGAAGTGGACGTGGGCGTTGCATTTTTGGGTGTCGTCGATGCTGTCAGCATTTCACAGGAGCAGTGCCACGACCGAGAGCTGCTCCcactcatttcatttcattttatcacCTTAAAGGCTCCAGTAAATgagcgttacataaggggtggcaagaataaaaatacatagttacaataacaggaagttttttatATTTTCAATGAACTTCgatgggcacataatgacagcaatgtcgttaggaaggccgttccagtctgcagctgtgcgaggaaaaaaagactttgaaaacgtgacagtgcgtgagcatggacgggcaacctgtagctgatggctggtgcggtgagatatgcgtgtaggaggaaggatataaggtgcTATGTgcatagggctatgaaagaatttgtgaaataaagataggctggcaatgcgacgacggaacaataagggggataatgcggatgcagtttttaaggaggaaacgctgatgtcaaaggaatatgacgagtggatgaaacgagcggcacgattttgtacagattcaagatcattaattaggtatgcctgatgaggattccaaataggcgatgcaaattctagttttgacctgacaaatgatttgtaggctaacaattttacatgttgaggagcatgatgtagatggcgttttagaaatcctaacgtcctgttcgcggatgatattaggttagtaaCATGAGGATTCCAGGAAAGATCGCTCGAAAGTGTTACTCCTAAATACTTGTACGAATGAACTAGTTCTACCGGAACTTCAGAGATTACGTAAGGAAATACGAGAGAATTACGGCGACGGtgaatggacaaatatttacatttacgcgggttaagttccattagccactcgttacaccagtcctggacagcattaagatcactttgaagagaagattggtCAGCGGTGGAAGTAATAGCACGATATATCACACAGTCGTCCGCGAACATACGTATGCTAGATGTTACGTTTAatggtaaatcatttatgtatattaggaaaagtagCAGGCCGAGCACGGATCCctgcgggacgcctgatgttacagagactgaattagaattcctattattaatggtgacgaattgtgaacgattagtcaagaattcttcaatCCACTTCAGTGTATTAGGGTCAAAATTTAAGCCGGAAAGCTTTATAAGAAGGCCTTTATGGggcactttatcaaaggctttagcaaaatctaaaaatattacatcaGACTGAAGATTACAGTCAAGGTTAGAGTGCAGATCGTGTAAGAAAGCGGTAAGCTGAGTCTCGCAGGAGTAACCACGGCGAAACCCGTGCTGGGCAGGATTGAAAAAGTTATTCGAGTCGAGAAATGCCATGATCTGAgtatagatgacgtgttccatgattttgcagggaatactagttagagaaatgggacggtaatttagaggcgagttcttgttacctgatttgtggactggaatgaccttcccttgtttcctttcttggaaGGCCGAAGTAAAGACATTCGCAACTCTATGCCAGGGGACTGCCATCGTTTTGTCTGTGGAACAATGTTCTCTATAAGAAGAACTTTTCTGCCAGTGGCAGCATCGTACTGGTATCACTTCGAAAAGAAATACTAAAAGCATGCCACAATGAAATAACCGCAGGTCatctaggctacacgagaacattGTCCCAGCTCCAACGTAAGTACTAATGGCCAAAGCTACCCACTGCTGTAAAACATTACGTACAAACATGTGCCGACTGCCAAAGATACAAAGCACCTCCCGGCAAGCCTGCAGGTCTCTTACATCCAGTTGAGGTAAGCCATTCGCCCAAGTTGGAACAGATTTCCTGGGCCCATTTCCAACTTCTACAGCCGGCAAAAGATGGATCATTTTTGCCACTGGTTACCTGACACACTACGCAGAGACGAAAGCTACACAGTGGGGCATAGCAGCCgaagcagcacattttttttctttgaaaacgTCATCCTTAGGCACGGCGCCCCAAAAGTAGTCACCACAACATGaaattaaaccttgatataacaaagatcaatataacgaaattctcaatataacaaagtacttACCTTTTcgtaacctcttgtccatagaacaccatgtacttagaacctcaatataacaaagtgtatTTGTATGCggtttcaatataacgaaatttcactgctgccgcaaaggaatgccgagacaataaatggaaacttccgtagacgcagatggtcaaatgatctAATTACAAGCGGCGGCTTGCAATCACTCTCAAATTGCGTGGTCCATTGGAACGAGAGGCAGACTACGCAttcactcgccactgccggcacttttcccgatagcgtcgtcccagtgcgggctacgctatcagccgcgggggtgGAGTGCACGGGAAAGCGTgactggcttcgcttaattcgtaccgccgagaAGATATATTCATCGAaatacgtggcatgaaaccgtgtCATTCGTCGCCtgctcccaaatttatcaaaatgaattgttttctcgttcaattttgctttcttttattgcccgataatttggaaaattctgcggccccgtttcttgtaaaaaaaattgctcggtgactgtacttatttgcataatcGGTCGAATTTCAATAAAACGAAATTTTTATATAACGAAGCAAGTTGCCGGTTTTACCGACTTCGTTGTGTCGAGGCTTAACTTATTACCTTCACTGTGAAAGGGTGTAATGTGGGGCTGTTTGATACCTCCTTTTGAAGGGGTCTAACAGTGCAAGAAGACATGGGGTGGCACACAGAAAGGCACAGCAGTGCAGATGCTGTGTCTTTCCTTGTTTGAATTTTTTTCATTGTATTTCCCATCAGTATCAACATTCTCCGTGAAGATGTATGACAAATTCACTCCCTCTACATGGAAGCACATCCATGTGTTATATCACACGAAAGTGCAACAGAGTACAATAATAAAAGAGGCCCTCCAACGAAAGTTGATCTTCTATGGTTTGTCAGTAGAGAAGCATGTAAATATGATCTCATCATTTGTTACAACAGTAACTTTAAAGGTTGTTATATTTCAATTTGGCAACAAAGTCAGGACCTTGGCACTTACAGTGTCATCACCCAGCTATATAGGCCTTTAGCCAATCAATATCAAGAAGCAACATTAACTATTATGAATTCAATGATCACTTGAAGTTTACTTAACACAAAGCATACTTCTGATAAGTTTGTGTTAGATtgtgttccattttttttctttttgggctTTAAGATTTATTGTAGGCATGTGAAAACAAGAGCTTCAACAGAAAGGTTTTACTACAAACTGCTAGGGGGCAGTGACTACTCTTTACTtcttgcacttgcatatttttcaaGTTTATGAGGCCTGTTCAAGGCAAATGCGAGTAGTTGAAGGACTCACTGGAACAGTTGGTCAATATGTAGCCCTTCAGAGCTACATATTTGTAGGTGCGCCActcagaagcacaagaaaggatAGAAGGAAACCAGCAAAGGTGTCAGTGTTAGGCTGCATAACGCAGGAGCAAGAGCTGAGTAGTTTCCAAGCTATTTGCAGCACTGGTGATCTATGGTGAAAGGTAAACAGCTGTCATAAGCAGCTTTAAGGAAATAGGAATAAAATGGAACAAAATGCAGACTTCCAGTTCCTGTTCACGTCATGCTACAAAATGCAATCATCACATGTCGCACATTTCTAGCTGTCGCAAAGCAGTCGCACAGGAATGTAAAACACATGTGGTCATGGTGAGCTTCAGTGATCATGTTTCATTTTTGCCAAAACATATCCATTTTATTTTTCTAAAACCATAAAATGACATTAGACTACATAACTTTTGAACTTTACAGCATTCATGTCCCAACTTGACCTCTCTCCAACCACAACAATGACATTTCTTGTTATCAAGTAGACACATGTGTACAATATTTATGTTTGGATGATGGGCTACTGCACCCCACACTTCTAATTAAATTTTCGGAAACTGCAGGGAAGCTTCAAATTTTTTTACCTGGTGTGGAGATCAGGAACATGACGGTATGTGATGTCCCTGTGGTAAGAGTGCTGCTGAGCATAGAGAATGGCCTCTGAAGCTCTGTCAACTGCGAGAAGGCGGCCAAAATGGGCCTCGCACAAGGGCTGTAGCACTTGTCGGCTTATCAGGCCAGGACCACAACCCAGTTCCAGCACTTGTTCCTGAGGGACAAAGAGTTATCTTGGTCCTTTCAAATGCTGGTGACAAGGACCAGAACAAGCTTAGCTTTGGGTGCAATAGCAACCAATAATGTCAGTTCCCACTCTTTTCGAGTGCCTAAAAGCAACATTTTGAGGTAATGGTAGATTTACACTTCTTCTAACTTGAACCGTTCATATTAATAGCTTGGGTTGCACACAAAAC includes:
- the LOC126547447 gene encoding uncharacterized protein isoform X2, whose protein sequence is MDKAASFPLPLNYIQQEYSNYASWMAWLSQEQVLELGCGPGLISRQVLQPLCEAHFGRLLAVDRASEAILYAQQHSYHRDITYRHVPDLHTSVPVELQGAFSKLFHYGGALPCSEVNGLRQASLLLDIQGCCVLLLPVRCCLFDVLEQLSSSPRWKAYMRDAMHLVPPQSHWQEPVETFRKEAEQAGMEVRNVKLDTTKVTFNSSSQFQGAESQASWCGFIMFTSFLSFVFLLHCS